From the genome of Sulfitobacter sp. DSM 110093, one region includes:
- a CDS encoding malonyl-CoA synthase, producing MANPLYDTLFGRHAGKTTAFLHLEGGVTLTHAGFLGRAARFAHGLTGLGLKPGDRLAVQIDKSADALALYAACVQSGVIFLPLNTAYTADEVRYFVTDSGAAAFVCQPARRNEMAPVAKAAGCQLETLGTENDGSFADRATSASDKFETVARAADDLAAFLYTSGTTGRSKGAMLTQANLLSNAQTLVDLWRFTSADVLLHALPIFHTHGLFVATNVTLVAGGAMIFMPKLDIDRLIDEMPHATVMMGVPTFYTRLLDDARFTNETAANMRLFISGSAPLLAETHVDFEERSGHRILERYGMTETNMNTSNPYEGERRAGTVGLPLPDVELKITDPKTGEILPDGEIGSIEVRGPNVFKGYWQMPEKTAQELREDGFFITGDLGRRDADGYVTIVGRDKDLIISGGYNIYPKEVELLLDDQPGVLESAVIGVPHPDFGETVVAVLVARRGAELDLEQIAGDMSASLAKFKQPRKLIVLPELPRNTMGKVQKNVLRETYRDLFQPG from the coding sequence ATGGCAAACCCCCTTTATGACACCCTGTTTGGCCGTCACGCTGGCAAGACGACAGCCTTTCTCCATCTCGAAGGGGGGGTGACGCTGACCCATGCGGGATTTCTGGGCCGTGCCGCGCGTTTCGCCCATGGGCTGACCGGGCTGGGGCTGAAACCCGGTGACCGACTGGCGGTGCAGATCGACAAATCCGCCGATGCGCTTGCGCTCTATGCCGCTTGCGTGCAGTCGGGGGTCATCTTTTTGCCGCTCAACACTGCCTATACCGCAGACGAAGTGCGCTATTTCGTGACCGACAGCGGGGCGGCGGCATTTGTCTGCCAGCCCGCACGCCGCAATGAGATGGCCCCGGTGGCCAAGGCCGCAGGCTGTCAGCTTGAGACCTTGGGCACGGAGAACGATGGCAGCTTTGCGGATCGCGCGACTTCGGCTTCCGACAAGTTCGAGACCGTCGCGCGGGCGGCGGATGACCTTGCGGCCTTCCTCTATACCTCCGGCACCACGGGGCGCTCTAAGGGCGCGATGCTGACGCAGGCGAACCTTTTGTCGAACGCGCAGACGCTGGTTGATCTGTGGCGTTTCACCAGCGCGGACGTGCTGCTGCATGCGCTGCCGATCTTTCATACCCATGGGCTGTTCGTGGCGACGAATGTGACGCTGGTGGCAGGGGGCGCGATGATCTTCATGCCCAAGCTCGACATCGACCGGCTGATCGACGAGATGCCCCACGCCACCGTGATGATGGGCGTGCCGACCTTTTATACCCGGCTTTTGGATGACGCGCGCTTTACCAATGAGACGGCAGCGAACATGCGGCTGTTCATTTCGGGGTCGGCACCGCTTTTGGCGGAAACCCATGTGGATTTTGAGGAACGCAGCGGCCACCGTATCCTTGAACGCTACGGCATGACCGAAACGAATATGAACACCTCTAACCCCTATGAAGGGGAGCGCCGCGCGGGCACTGTTGGCCTGCCGCTGCCGGATGTGGAGTTAAAGATAACCGACCCCAAGACCGGCGAAATCCTCCCGGACGGAGAGATCGGCAGCATCGAAGTGCGCGGCCCGAATGTGTTCAAGGGTTATTGGCAGATGCCCGAAAAGACCGCGCAAGAATTGCGCGAAGACGGGTTCTTTATCACTGGCGATCTGGGGCGGCGCGATGCGGATGGGTACGTCACCATCGTGGGGCGCGACAAGGACCTGATCATTTCGGGCGGCTACAACATTTACCCAAAGGAAGTCGAACTGCTGCTCGATGACCAACCCGGCGTGCTGGAAAGCGCGGTGATCGGCGTGCCGCATCCCGATTTTGGGGAGACTGTGGTGGCGGTATTGGTGGCGCGCCGGGGCGCGGAACTGGACCTTGAGCAGATCGCCGGGGATATGTCCGCATCGCTGGCCAAATTCAAACAGCCGCGTAAGCTGATTGTGCTGCCGGAACTGCCACGCAATACGATGGGCAAGGTGCAAAAGAACGTGCTGCGCGAAACCTACCGGGACTTGTTTCAACCGGGATAG
- a CDS encoding TRAP transporter large permease, translated as MDWGLTLTLMLGGLAVLLLIGLPVAFAFIAVTTVGAYFVLGGERGILQLARNSAQSVANFQLAPIPLFILMGEILFQTGVAHRAIDAIERVVTRVPGRMSVVTIFGGTIFAALSGSTIANTAMLGGTLLPGMLKRGYHPSMAMGPIMASGAIAMLIPPSALAVLVGSLAGISIAGLLIAGVLPALLLAVLFVAYVVGRSLLDPKVAPPDVYEEMPLRERWTPFVIYVLPLSVLFAVVIGSLLAGIATPTESAALGSITAVIIGAAYRALSWEKMGRALMETLKLSVMILFIIAASQTFAQVLSFSGATNGLINAINAVDPTPLMVLLGMIAILLFLGCFIDQVSMLMVTVPVFVPLANAMEINELTLGVVYLLTMEIGLLTPPFGLLLFVMRGVAPAEIRMPQIYASVMPFLLIKLFVLALIVWLPQIATWLPSLMGR; from the coding sequence ATGGATTGGGGACTGACTTTAACCTTGATGCTGGGCGGATTGGCGGTTTTGCTGCTGATCGGCTTGCCGGTCGCATTTGCTTTCATCGCCGTGACCACCGTAGGCGCCTATTTCGTATTGGGCGGAGAGCGCGGCATCTTGCAACTGGCGCGCAACTCGGCGCAGTCGGTGGCGAATTTTCAGCTCGCGCCGATTCCGCTGTTTATCCTGATGGGAGAGATACTGTTTCAAACCGGGGTCGCGCACCGCGCCATTGACGCGATTGAGCGGGTGGTGACGCGGGTACCGGGCCGCATGTCGGTTGTTACGATCTTCGGTGGTACGATTTTCGCAGCCCTTTCCGGCTCGACCATCGCCAATACCGCGATGCTGGGCGGCACGCTGCTGCCGGGGATGCTGAAACGGGGCTACCATCCGTCGATGGCAATGGGGCCGATCATGGCCTCGGGCGCGATTGCGATGTTGATCCCGCCGTCGGCGCTGGCGGTTCTGGTGGGCTCGCTCGCGGGCATCTCCATCGCCGGGCTGCTGATCGCAGGGGTGCTGCCCGCGCTGCTGCTGGCGGTGCTTTTCGTGGCCTATGTGGTGGGGCGGAGCCTTTTGGACCCGAAAGTCGCGCCGCCCGATGTCTACGAGGAAATGCCGCTGCGCGAACGTTGGACGCCCTTCGTGATCTATGTGCTGCCGCTGTCGGTGCTTTTTGCTGTGGTCATCGGCTCACTGCTCGCGGGGATCGCAACGCCCACGGAAAGCGCCGCCCTTGGCAGCATCACCGCCGTGATCATCGGGGCCGCCTATCGCGCCCTGAGTTGGGAGAAGATGGGCCGCGCGCTGATGGAGACGCTGAAGCTGTCGGTGATGATCCTGTTCATCATCGCGGCCAGCCAGACCTTCGCGCAGGTGCTGTCTTTCTCGGGGGCCACCAATGGGCTGATAAACGCGATCAACGCGGTCGATCCGACGCCGCTGATGGTGCTGCTGGGGATGATCGCGATCCTGCTGTTTCTAGGCTGCTTCATCGATCAGGTGTCGATGCTCATGGTCACCGTGCCGGTCTTCGTACCTTTGGCGAATGCGATGGAGATTAACGAACTGACCCTTGGCGTGGTCTACCTGCTGACGATGGAGATTGGCCTGCTGACCCCGCCCTTCGGGCTGCTGCTGTTTGTCATGCGCGGGGTCGCACCTGCGGAGATACGCATGCCGCAAATCTATGCCTCGGTCATGCCGTTCTTGCTGATCAAGCTATTTGTCTTGGCGCTGATCGTTTGGCTGCCCCAGATCGCGACATGGCTGCCAAGCCTGATGGGCCGGTAA
- the dctP gene encoding TRAP transporter substrate-binding protein DctP: MKTTTTLSAALFAVSTLATTSTAQAEEITLRAVSAFTLGTAFSREFESFVEWVNENGKGVVQINLVGGPEAVPPFELGNAVQSGVVDIANNTTAYYPNLLPTGDALHLAENTIQEQRENGCYELVDGIHQEQMNVKYLAHGGDGIGYHLYLTKPVEGPDLSGLTIRTTPVYQAMFTQLGANLVRTAPAEVYSALERGAIDGYGWPSQGVLDLGWDEQTKYRVDPSFYNVDVNTLVNLDTWNSLTDEQRAKLEEGAAWMEDLNNDNADRNATEYAAQAEAGIETITFSEADAEAWTNAARDAGWAAVAEVDADLAQQMRACMTK; this comes from the coding sequence ATGAAAACAACGACCACGCTCAGCGCGGCGCTCTTTGCCGTGAGCACCCTTGCCACCACCAGCACCGCCCAGGCAGAGGAAATCACCCTACGCGCCGTGTCGGCCTTTACCCTTGGCACCGCCTTTAGCCGCGAATTCGAATCCTTTGTTGAGTGGGTCAATGAGAATGGCAAAGGTGTTGTGCAAATCAATCTTGTCGGTGGCCCCGAAGCCGTGCCGCCCTTCGAATTGGGCAACGCCGTGCAATCCGGTGTGGTCGATATCGCTAACAACACCACCGCCTATTACCCGAACCTGCTGCCCACGGGCGATGCGCTGCATCTGGCGGAAAACACCATTCAAGAGCAACGCGAGAATGGCTGCTATGAACTGGTTGATGGCATCCACCAAGAGCAGATGAACGTGAAATACCTCGCCCACGGCGGCGACGGGATCGGCTATCACCTTTATCTGACCAAGCCGGTCGAAGGGCCGGACCTGAGCGGTCTGACCATCCGCACCACGCCGGTCTATCAAGCGATGTTCACGCAACTGGGCGCCAATTTGGTGCGCACTGCGCCGGCCGAAGTCTATAGCGCGCTGGAACGCGGCGCGATCGACGGCTACGGCTGGCCGAGCCAAGGTGTGTTGGACCTGGGTTGGGACGAGCAGACGAAATACCGTGTCGATCCGAGCTTTTACAATGTCGACGTGAACACTCTGGTGAACCTCGACACATGGAACTCTCTGACGGACGAACAGCGCGCCAAGCTCGAAGAAGGTGCCGCTTGGATGGAAGATCTCAACAACGACAACGCCGACCGCAACGCGACGGAATACGCGGCGCAGGCAGAGGCGGGGATCGAGACGATCACCTTCAGCGAGGCCGATGCCGAAGCGTGGACCAATGCCGCGCGCGATGCCGGTTGGGCGGCGGTCGCAGAGGTGGATGCCGATCTTGCGCAGCAGATGCGCGCCTGCATGACTAAGTGA
- a CDS encoding monovalent cation/H+ antiporter subunit D has translation MTHWLILPIVLPAFLAPFIVLAARYHITIQRVLSLFGALALVVVGLGLSVEASDGTVMLYQLSDWAAPFGIVLVGDRLSTLMVTLTAVLALFVLLYVIGSKWDERGRHFHALFQFQLMGIMGAFLTGDLFNLFVFFEVLLIASYGLMIHAGGTPRLRAGVQYVLYNLLGSTLFLFALGAIYAETGTLNMADLAQRVALIDAGATVGIRIAAVLLLMVFAVKAAVVPLHFWLPSSYAEAPGPVAALFAIMTKVGAYAIIRVYTLIFPPDLAATADLHTTWLLPAALLSLALGMIGVLAAKQLDRMVAFSVIGSMGMVMISIALFTPEGIAAALYYIVHSTLAAGALFLIADLARAGRDNLDLTAQPQVAGAKLTSALFFVAAIAMVGVPPLSGFVGKLLIMDAATQSGLWVWIWAVILGASLLSLVGFGRAGSVVFWKSRSVAPEEGATPAEAPSALSYVAVGGLLALLVAHTLLAGPATQYATAISNQLFGPERYLTTVLETPGKLSDGKEEAH, from the coding sequence ATGACCCATTGGCTAATCCTTCCTATCGTGCTGCCCGCCTTTCTGGCACCGTTCATCGTGTTGGCGGCGCGGTATCACATCACCATCCAGCGGGTACTGTCGCTGTTTGGGGCGCTGGCGCTGGTCGTCGTCGGGCTTGGCCTGTCGGTCGAGGCATCTGACGGCACGGTTATGCTTTATCAACTCAGCGATTGGGCAGCACCCTTTGGCATCGTGCTGGTGGGCGACCGCCTGTCGACGCTGATGGTCACGCTGACTGCGGTGCTGGCGCTGTTTGTCCTGCTTTATGTCATCGGGTCGAAATGGGACGAACGCGGGCGGCATTTCCATGCGCTGTTTCAGTTCCAGTTGATGGGCATCATGGGTGCCTTCCTAACGGGCGACCTTTTCAACCTCTTCGTCTTTTTCGAAGTGCTGCTGATCGCCTCCTACGGGTTGATGATCCACGCTGGCGGCACGCCGCGTCTGCGGGCGGGGGTGCAATATGTGCTCTATAACCTGCTGGGCTCGACGTTGTTCCTTTTCGCGCTTGGGGCCATCTATGCCGAGACGGGGACGCTCAACATGGCCGATCTGGCGCAGCGGGTGGCCCTGATCGACGCAGGTGCGACCGTGGGTATCCGCATCGCAGCGGTGCTGCTCTTGATGGTCTTCGCGGTCAAAGCCGCCGTGGTGCCGCTGCATTTCTGGCTGCCTTCGAGCTATGCCGAAGCGCCCGGCCCGGTGGCTGCGCTTTTCGCGATCATGACCAAGGTCGGCGCCTATGCGATCATCCGCGTCTACACGCTGATCTTCCCGCCTGACCTTGCCGCCACGGCGGATCTGCATACCACATGGTTGCTGCCCGCCGCGTTGCTGTCGCTGGCGCTTGGCATGATCGGCGTGCTGGCGGCCAAGCAGTTGGACCGTATGGTGGCCTTTTCGGTGATCGGGTCGATGGGCATGGTGATGATCTCGATCGCGCTATTCACGCCCGAAGGGATTGCCGCGGCGCTTTATTATATCGTGCATTCGACGCTGGCCGCTGGCGCGCTGTTCCTGATTGCCGATCTGGCGCGGGCGGGGCGCGATAACCTTGATCTGACCGCGCAGCCGCAGGTGGCGGGGGCCAAGCTGACCTCGGCCCTGTTCTTTGTCGCGGCCATTGCCATGGTCGGAGTGCCGCCGCTTTCGGGCTTTGTCGGTAAACTGCTGATCATGGACGCCGCCACGCAAAGCGGGCTTTGGGTCTGGATCTGGGCCGTGATCTTGGGCGCGAGCCTTCTGAGCCTTGTAGGCTTTGGCCGCGCGGGCAGCGTCGTCTTTTGGAAGTCCCGTAGCGTCGCGCCCGAAGAGGGGGCCACCCCAGCCGAGGCGCCATCGGCGCTGAGCTATGTCGCGGTGGGAGGCCTGCTGGCGCTGCTGGTCGCGCATACGCTGTTGGCGGGCCCGGCCACGCAATATGCCACGGCGATCTCAAATCAATTGTTCGGCCCAGAGCGTTACCTGACCACCGTGTTGGAGACCCCCGGCAAGCTGTCGGACGGCAAAGAGGAGGCCCATTGA
- a CDS encoding putative DNA modification/repair radical SAM protein, translated as MAKQTLDQKLAILSDAAKYDASCASSGSTKRDSRDGKGLGSNEGSGICHAYAPDGRCISLLKILMTNFCIYDCSYCINRVSSNVDRARFSVDEVVKLTIEFYRRNYIEGLFLSSGVIRSPDATMSDMVQIARKLRHEENFRGYIHLKTIPDASPELIEEAGRLADRLSINVELPTDTAVQQYAPEKKPEQIRRAMANVRMVKDASKEKSFSGKRPPRFAPAGQSTQMIIGADGSNDATVLGQSTRLYSSYKLKRVYYSAFSPIPDSSAKLPLIRPPLQREHRLYQADWLLRFYDFQLDEITSVTRDGNLDLEVDPKLAWALVHREHFPLDVNRASREMLLRVPGFGVKTVTRILAARRHRSLRYEDLTRMGASMKKARAFVTAGGWTPGGLTDSADLRARFAPPPEQLTLF; from the coding sequence ATGGCAAAACAGACACTCGATCAAAAACTGGCGATTCTCAGCGACGCGGCGAAATACGACGCCTCCTGCGCCTCCTCCGGCTCGACCAAACGCGACTCGCGCGATGGCAAGGGGCTGGGCTCCAACGAAGGCAGCGGCATCTGCCACGCATACGCCCCCGACGGGCGGTGCATCAGCCTGCTCAAGATCCTGATGACCAATTTCTGCATCTACGATTGCAGCTATTGCATCAACCGCGTGTCCTCCAACGTGGATCGGGCGCGGTTCAGCGTAGATGAGGTGGTGAAGCTCACCATCGAATTCTACCGCCGCAACTATATCGAAGGGCTGTTTTTGTCCTCGGGCGTGATCCGCTCGCCCGATGCGACCATGTCTGACATGGTCCAGATCGCCCGCAAGCTGCGGCACGAAGAGAACTTTCGCGGCTATATCCACCTCAAGACGATCCCCGACGCCTCCCCCGAGTTGATCGAGGAAGCCGGCCGTTTGGCCGACCGTTTGTCGATCAATGTGGAACTGCCCACCGACACGGCGGTGCAGCAATATGCGCCCGAGAAAAAGCCCGAGCAAATCCGCCGGGCCATGGCCAATGTGCGGATGGTCAAGGACGCCAGCAAAGAGAAATCTTTCTCTGGCAAGCGCCCGCCGCGCTTCGCGCCCGCAGGCCAATCGACGCAGATGATTATCGGCGCGGACGGGTCGAACGACGCCACCGTGCTGGGGCAATCGACGCGGCTTTACTCCAGCTACAAGCTGAAGCGCGTCTATTACTCCGCCTTCTCGCCGATCCCTGACAGTTCCGCCAAACTGCCGCTGATCCGCCCGCCCCTGCAACGCGAGCATCGGCTTTATCAGGCCGACTGGCTGCTGCGCTTCTATGATTTCCAACTGGACGAGATCACTTCAGTCACCCGCGACGGCAATCTCGACCTTGAGGTCGATCCCAAACTCGCATGGGCGCTGGTGCACCGCGAGCATTTCCCGCTCGACGTCAACCGCGCCAGCCGCGAGATGCTGCTGCGGGTGCCGGGGTTCGGGGTGAAGACCGTGACCCGTATCCTCGCCGCGCGACGGCATCGTAGCTTGCGCTACGAAGACCTGACCCGCATGGGTGCCTCGATGAAAAAGGCCCGCGCCTTTGTCACCGCAGGCGGCTGGACGCCCGGTGGGTTGACCGACAGCGCCGACCTGCGCGCACGTTTCGCGCCGCCGCCCGAACAGTTGACCCTGTTCTGA
- a CDS encoding Na+/H+ antiporter subunit C, which translates to MELLVASAIGILTASGLYLVLRLRTFPVIMGTSLLTYAVNVFLFASGRLTVGAPPILTDAARYTDPLPQALVLTAIVISFGMTAVVVMIALGAYLGGNDDHVDDPSTEAEERT; encoded by the coding sequence ATGGAACTTCTCGTCGCTTCTGCCATTGGCATCCTGACGGCCTCTGGCCTGTATTTGGTGCTGCGTTTGCGGACTTTCCCCGTGATCATGGGCACCTCGCTGCTGACCTATGCGGTGAACGTGTTTCTCTTTGCATCGGGCCGTCTGACCGTAGGCGCGCCGCCGATCCTGACCGATGCTGCGCGCTACACCGATCCGCTGCCGCAGGCCTTGGTGCTGACGGCCATCGTTATTTCATTCGGCATGACCGCTGTGGTCGTCATGATCGCACTTGGTGCGTATTTGGGGGGCAATGACGATCACGTTGACGATCCCAGCACCGAGGCGGAGGAGCGCACATGA
- a CDS encoding monovalent cation/H+ antiporter subunit A yields MSLFLIVALPFLGALLPGLMNSAGRQACAGVTFMVTLVALVGLLTHLPAVLAGELVTARVDWIPQLGLNLTLMLDSLGFFFACLILGIGLLIIAYARSYLSRDDHMGEFFTYLLLFQGAMVGIVLSDNVLILLIFWELTSLSSFLLIGYWKHLPEGRQGARMALTVTGMGGLAMIGGMLLLGQIVGSYDLSVILDNREMIQASPLYLPALILILLGCFTKSAQFPFHFWLPHAMAAPTPVSAYLHSATMVKAGIFLMARMWPVLSGTPEWFVIVTTAGLITMVLGAVIALFKHDLKALLAFSTVSHLGLITMLLGTGTAFGAMAAVFHILNHATFKAALFMSAGIVDHAVHTRDIRRLGGLRHLMPVTFVIATLAALSMAGIPLLNGFLSKEMMLEETLHTTLFDMPWLVPGLATFGALFSAAYSFRLIGHTFLGKERDDYPDHPHDPKPGLWLPPALLIIPVVVIGLAPFLAEPFVKLVTASVLGGAAEIPSAHFKIWHGLGPALYMSIIAVVGGLILLALFTPLLRVWDATPRPEAKSIFDRIITAFVGLSQAISLRLHNGAFSRYAAIMAVTVVVVGYYAWATGTVGAATRALQPTNAVQIAGWLMLVAAACGLVFLHRNRLLSLILIGIVGLIVSAGFVFFSAPDLAMTQLTVEVVTIILLLLALNFLPNRTPIESSVLRRSRDVVVSLAAGAATMALSYHYLLRDTVAPSISEFHLANAYKGGGGTNVVNVILVDFRGFDTYGEIIVLGIAALLIYALTETLLSGPVRARLLNRKPDQPRAGDRHPMMMVVMTRVIMPVVLLVGFYIFLRGHNEPGGGFIAGLIVSIAVVMQYMASGFAWASARLRYPYHGIIGTGVLIAGLTGIGSWFFNKPFLTSDFTYVRIPPFYKFELATAALFDLGVFLAVVGAVMLTLESFSRLARRAHVPEADHPMDIDPSREDNTKAEA; encoded by the coding sequence GTGTCCCTCTTCCTTATCGTTGCCTTGCCTTTCCTTGGTGCATTGTTACCCGGACTTATGAATTCCGCAGGGCGTCAAGCCTGCGCCGGAGTGACCTTTATGGTCACACTCGTGGCGCTGGTGGGGTTGCTGACGCATCTGCCTGCCGTGCTGGCGGGCGAATTGGTCACCGCGCGGGTTGACTGGATCCCGCAGCTTGGCCTGAACCTGACTTTGATGCTGGACAGTCTGGGCTTTTTCTTTGCCTGTCTGATCCTTGGCATCGGCCTGCTCATCATCGCCTATGCGCGGTCCTACCTGTCGCGCGATGATCATATGGGTGAGTTTTTCACCTACCTTCTGCTGTTCCAAGGCGCGATGGTCGGTATCGTTCTAAGCGATAACGTGCTGATCCTGCTGATCTTCTGGGAGCTGACCTCGCTGTCGTCCTTCCTGCTGATCGGCTATTGGAAACACCTGCCCGAAGGCCGTCAAGGCGCACGCATGGCGTTGACCGTGACGGGCATGGGCGGGCTGGCGATGATTGGTGGCATGCTCCTGCTGGGCCAGATCGTCGGCAGCTATGACCTGAGCGTAATCCTCGACAACCGCGAGATGATCCAAGCCTCGCCGCTCTATCTGCCCGCGCTGATCCTGATCCTGCTGGGCTGTTTCACCAAATCCGCGCAGTTCCCGTTCCACTTCTGGTTGCCCCACGCCATGGCAGCACCAACGCCGGTCTCGGCCTATCTGCACTCCGCCACAATGGTGAAGGCGGGGATTTTCCTGATGGCGCGGATGTGGCCGGTGCTCTCGGGCACGCCCGAATGGTTCGTCATCGTCACCACGGCGGGTCTGATCACCATGGTGCTGGGCGCGGTGATTGCGTTGTTCAAACATGATCTCAAGGCGCTGCTGGCGTTTTCTACCGTCAGCCACCTTGGTCTGATCACCATGCTTTTGGGCACCGGGACGGCCTTTGGCGCGATGGCGGCGGTGTTTCACATTCTGAACCACGCAACCTTTAAGGCGGCGCTCTTTATGTCGGCGGGGATCGTGGATCACGCGGTGCATACCCGTGATATCCGGCGTTTGGGCGGGCTACGGCATCTGATGCCTGTGACCTTTGTCATCGCCACGCTGGCGGCGCTGTCGATGGCGGGGATTCCGCTGCTCAACGGCTTCCTGTCGAAAGAGATGATGCTGGAAGAGACCCTGCACACGACGCTCTTTGACATGCCGTGGCTGGTGCCGGGGCTTGCGACCTTTGGCGCGCTTTTCTCGGCGGCCTATAGCTTCCGCCTGATCGGCCATACCTTCCTGGGCAAAGAGCGTGACGACTATCCCGACCATCCGCATGATCCCAAGCCCGGCCTCTGGTTGCCGCCTGCGCTGTTGATCATTCCCGTGGTGGTGATCGGCCTTGCACCTTTCCTCGCCGAGCCTTTCGTGAAGCTGGTGACGGCTTCGGTCCTCGGCGGCGCGGCCGAGATTCCCTCGGCGCATTTCAAAATCTGGCACGGGCTGGGTCCGGCGCTTTATATGTCGATCATCGCCGTTGTTGGTGGCCTGATCCTGCTGGCGCTCTTCACCCCACTTCTGCGTGTTTGGGATGCCACGCCCCGGCCCGAGGCCAAGTCGATCTTTGACCGCATCATCACGGCCTTTGTCGGTCTATCTCAGGCGATCTCGCTGCGTCTGCACAACGGGGCCTTCTCGCGCTATGCCGCTATTATGGCGGTGACCGTTGTTGTGGTGGGCTATTACGCTTGGGCCACCGGCACCGTCGGGGCCGCGACCCGTGCGTTGCAGCCAACCAACGCGGTGCAGATCGCGGGCTGGCTGATGCTGGTGGCGGCGGCCTGTGGGCTTGTCTTCCTGCACCGCAACCGCCTGTTGTCGCTGATCCTGATCGGCATCGTCGGGCTGATCGTCTCGGCCGGTTTCGTCTTTTTCAGCGCGCCTGACTTGGCAATGACCCAGCTGACGGTTGAGGTGGTCACGATCATCCTGCTGCTGCTGGCGCTGAACTTCCTGCCCAACCGCACACCGATTGAAAGCAGCGTGCTGCGCCGGTCGCGCGACGTTGTGGTTTCCCTCGCGGCGGGGGCGGCGACCATGGCGCTGTCTTACCACTATCTGCTGCGCGACACTGTCGCGCCGAGCATCTCTGAATTCCACCTCGCCAACGCCTACAAGGGCGGCGGCGGCACGAATGTGGTGAACGTGATCCTCGTCGATTTCCGTGGATTTGATACCTATGGCGAGATCATTGTGCTGGGCATCGCTGCCCTGCTGATCTACGCGCTGACCGAAACGCTGCTCTCGGGCCCGGTGCGGGCGCGGCTGCTCAACCGCAAACCAGACCAGCCGCGGGCAGGGGACCGTCACCCAATGATGATGGTGGTTATGACCCGCGTGATCATGCCGGTGGTGCTGCTGGTCGGCTTCTACATCTTCCTGCGCGGCCATAACGAGCCGGGCGGCGGGTTTATCGCGGGGCTGATCGTGTCGATCGCGGTGGTGATGCAGTATATGGCCAGCGGCTTTGCCTGGGCTTCGGCGCGGTTGCGCTATCCCTATCACGGGATCATCGGCACCGGTGTGTTGATCGCGGGGCTGACGGGCATTGGCTCGTGGTTCTTTAACAAACCCTTCCTGACCTCGGATTTTACCTATGTGCGCATCCCGCCTTTCTACAAATTTGAATTGGCCACGGCGGCGCTCTTTGACCTTGGGGTGTTCCTTGCGGTCGTTGGTGCGGTGATGCTGACGCTGGAAAGCTTCTCGCGGCTTGCGCGCCGTGCCCATGTGCCTGAGGCGGATCATCCGATGGACATTGACCCATCGCGCGAAGACAACACCAAGGCGGAGGCATAA
- a CDS encoding TRAP transporter small permease, with translation MISTLFDRTLRGLAVFAAGILGVIAVFIAINVVLRNLGLPVVYGALDAIQYALMIATFLGAPWVLSIGGHVKVDLITSNLSQGTAHALTRLTSAIGAVTAGVLGWYGLQAVLASAARGSMIRTSFVIPEWWMLAFVPLSLALCTIIFIRRLLYPETAERSLSGL, from the coding sequence ATGATCTCAACACTGTTTGACCGGACACTCCGGGGGCTGGCCGTGTTTGCGGCCGGTATCCTCGGGGTGATCGCGGTGTTTATCGCGATTAACGTGGTGCTGCGCAATCTCGGCTTGCCTGTGGTCTATGGCGCCTTGGATGCAATCCAATATGCGTTGATGATTGCCACCTTCCTTGGAGCGCCTTGGGTGCTGTCGATCGGCGGGCATGTGAAGGTTGATCTGATCACCAGCAACCTGTCGCAGGGCACGGCCCATGCTTTGACCCGCCTGACCAGCGCCATTGGCGCGGTGACGGCGGGGGTGCTGGGCTGGTACGGGCTGCAGGCGGTGCTGGCCTCTGCCGCGCGCGGGTCGATGATCCGCACGTCTTTTGTGATCCCAGAGTGGTGGATGCTGGCCTTTGTGCCGCTGTCGCTGGCGCTGTGTACGATCATTTTTATTCGTCGTCTGCTCTATCCGGAAACGGCCGAGCGTAGCTTGAGTGGTCTTTGA